CAAGAGAAAGAAGATATCATTGATATAACAGTTTCTTGAGAAAGACCTGATAAGAGTCATCAATGGGAGTTTTATGTCTAGGAAACAGGAACAGTACCTTTTGTTCTTTCCCATATATGTCTAAAGCATTGAGGACTTCTAAATGAGGTTGGAAATCCTGTTTAACTGTAGAGCCTGGAAGCCTGGGTTTTATGTAGCCCCTTACTAGTTGCTACTAATAGTCTTCCCTAAAACTAGTGCCCAGTTGCTTTTCTGAAAGCCATGCCATTTTCAGGAATATcagattatatactttttttttttttttttttttatgataggcacacagtgagagagagagagagagaggcagagacacaggcagagggagaagcaggctccatgcaccgggagcccgacgtgggattcgatcccgggtctccaggatcgcgccctgggccaaaggcaggcgctaaaccactgcaccacccagggatcccagattatatactttttaaaaataattcttattcttGACTATTAggtggatttttttgttgtttttactgtGAGAATttattatgataattttttttttttttttttaggtcataGCACTCCTGGCCCTGATTACAATAATAGtatgtatttctcattttagatTCGACTTCCACCCGAAGTAAATCggattttatatataagaaatttgCCATACAAAATCACAGCTGAAGAAATGTATGATATATTTGGGAAATATGGACCTATTCGTCAGATCCGAGTGTGAGTCTTACTGAGACTTTTGAAATGTTGTTTCAAAGAAATGACTGTATAATCTTAGAATTATAGCTGACATGCACctatgacaaaaaaagaaagaattaattaattaattaattaattaattatagctGAAAGCAAGGCCTAACCAATCCCAGAGACTAAATAGATTGAAATCTGGGAGATGAGATTATTTTTGTATGGAAACAAATAAGACTCTCCTGATCTTGCTCAGTGAGAGCCAACAGTCGTagttgtgaaattattttttttatttttttttttatttttttttgtagttgtgaAATTAGAGAAGGCATGAAGTAGTAATGAAAGTTTTGAAGGGAATGGGTGAGCAAAGaaagaactaacatttattatatcACTATTATTTGTAAAGTCAGATATATAATACTGTGTTTTTTATACGTATCAACTCTTAATTTGCTTTGCTATCGCCTGATTCCAGAATTTCTGAATAAACTAAGAAAGTATACAAGTAACTgagaaaagtgaatttttttccaACTGCAGCTTTCTATagaagatttgttttttattccttttttttctattgaaaatttAAGGGTTTATGGGAGAATAATTGCAACACAAGTTCaggttttaatttaatataaaaattgggGTTTGTATCTTCAggtgatatttattgaacatctacaaAATGCCAGTTATAATAGGTGCTTTTATTTGTATCACCAACAAGACAGCCCTGTGTGGAGGTGATAATTGTCtgggttttgctttcttttgtttaaagatttattatataagagagagagagaaagcaatcaaacatgggagcaggggagggggacaaaaggagaggaagagagaatcctcaagcagacttcctgctgagcacagagtccaacacgggacttgatcctaagaccctgagatcatgacctgagctgaaaccaagggttggacactgaactgaccaagccacccaggcaccccagtaattTGTTTTACTCAGGATATAAGCAGCTTGGTGAGACTACCAAGGCTCAGAGAGTACAAGTACCTTTCTAAGTTCACACAGCTATTTAATGATAAAATCTTCTGATTCTAAATTATTTACACTACACAAATTCATAGCCACTGACACTGTAGTTAGTATGATGGGCCACTTACATAAGAGTTCATCtggaaggatttctttttttctttaaggttttttttttttttttttttttttttttagttttattaatctctatacccaacatggagtctTGAACCCAAGAGTtgagagatcaagagttgcacacttccCCTACTGAGGCACCCCTAAGTAtctaagtatcttttttttttttaagagagagagcgagcgagcgagtgTGCacgcacaagtgggaggggcagagggagagagaatcctcaagcagactctgcattgagtgcagagcccaacacagggctttatctcatgactctgagatcatgacatgagctaaaacaaagagttggacacttagccaatTGAGTCATCCAGGCGCTCCTGAATATCtcttaataaattttcttttatgaccTGAGAGCTTCTTGGCTTTTAGAACTCAGATCTTGAGGACTCTCCTTTTAAGTCATAATTTTCCCTCCAGAGAGTAAACCAAATGCTAGCAATACATCATCACTGGTACTTAAGTGGGAATGGAAATGAagtgttagggatccctgggtggcgcagcggtttggcgcctgcctttggcccagggcgcgattctggagacccaggatcgaatcccacatcgggctcccggtgcatagagcctgcttctccctctgcctatgtctctgcctctctctctctctctgtgactatcataaataaataaaaattaaaaaaaaaaaaaaaaaaagaaatgaagtgttaTAGACCAGCCATCTTCTTTAGGGAGTCTCAGTCTTTGATAAAAGCTTTGGACTCTTTCCACAGAACAGTACACAAAACATTTTGCAGATGATTTCATGGGTACATTAAACACAGGTTAAGAAACCTTGTTCTAGACATCGAAGAATGGTATACAGAAGGTCCCCTGACTTGGAGATCAGGAGATAAGATTCTGCTTCAGGCCCTGCAACCCTAGACAACTtgttggtttttggttttctgttcccTCACATGTAAGATAATCTAGATAGACTATGCCTTTCAGCTTTTAACATGGAGGCAGTATGATAAATTTACTGACTTGGTTGTAAGACCTAAGTTCAAATACTAGCTGGACATTTGCTAGTCCTATACAACTGGGCAAAATATTTAATCCCTCTGAGCTTCAAATTACTTATGAAACACAATCTTCCTAACCTGTCTTAAAAGAATTTTAGTAAGGATCAAATTAGATCATGCCTGTGAAAGCACTTTGTTATGGAATATTTTCGTGCTGGTGTGCATTAGCCACCACTCTATGCTCCCACAGCACCTTCTGTGAACATCTTTTAGCACACCTTTTTGCTGTTGTCTGTGTGCTTATCTCCTCCCAGCCTGTGAGCTCCTCCAGGACAGGTGCCTGTCTTTTCATTTGGGGTTGACAGCTGTGGTGCCTAATACATGGTAAGCACctcatgtatataaataaatgaataatacagAAAATGGTTTTGATCGACTTATGAAAGTGTTACAAAACTTATTGCTAGTACACAACTAAGAGATGCTTATGTCAGTGAAGTTAGAGCGTGTTTCAGAAAGCCAAGGTAGAAGAATAGAAAATCAAGCAGTGGCATCTTTAGAAGGGTACAGAGTAGCTCAGGCCTTTGTACACTGATCCCTCCTTTTGGAACAGTTTTCACCTGGCTCATCTCCTATCTGGCTCCTCATTTGTCATGTCTCCACTTGTGTCACCTTTTCAGAGGTTTATCCTGACCACCTGATCTTTAGGTCATCCTTGGCCTCCCAGTAATCTCTGCCACAGCTGTCTACTTCCTTTATAATATTTCTCatctgtatttatctttctcccaCTTGGATAAAGTTCCTTGAAGGGAGGGATGATGCTTGTCTTTTTCACTATCCTTTTCCAGTGCCTGTCATACAGAAGGAACACAAtattatatttgttgaataaattcataaaagtTTGGTGTGCGGGAATTTAGGTCTAAGttatagatggagaaacaggtGTGTTTTTGCTCCCTAGCTGTGATCATGCTTTATCACATATTTAGCCCCTAGAACTAGGGTGACCAACCTTCCCTGTTTGTCCAGGACCAAGGGGTTTTCTGGGATATagactttcagtgctaaaacctggacagtctttttttttttttttttttttaaacctggacAGTCTTAAACTGTGATAAGTGATGACCCTTCCTGGTATATATAGCAGACACTTGGTGCTTGGAACTTTTTAAAACCCTTTCATACCTTTTACCTCTTTTGATTATTCAAACATGTAAAATGTAGGGCAAGTGATAGATCCTGATATTGCTGTTTGACACATTAAGCAGccgaagcccagagaggttaatgCACGTGATTaggcaaatctttaaaaaaaaaaaaaaaaaaaaagataatagccACTGGGACACTTTTGAGATGAGAATCTTTAAAATGGGATCAATGGggtaggcagcccaggtggctcagtggtttagcactgccttcagcccagggtggggtcctggagttccaggatcaagtcccacatcaggctccctacctggagcctgcttctcactctgcctgtgtctctgcctctctctctgtgtttctcatgaataaataaattttaaaaatctttaaaaaaataataaaatgggctTAGTGCCCATCCCTATTCTAGTTCCTAAGAAGATGTAAGAAAGAGATacttttgttttggattttttttttttaagcttccagGAGAAAGGATGTGTGAGAGAATTCGTGGGAGAAAGTATATCtccactgttctctctctctctctctcttttttttttttttttaagatttatatttattttattcatgagagacagacagagagagagaggcagagggagaaacaagttccatgaagggagcctgacgtgggactcgatcccgggtctccaggatcacgccctgggctgaaggtggcgctaaaccgctgagccactggagctgcccagaTCTCCACTTTTCAAATGCTTATTAGCACTTGTGTGCATGGTGctatgagagaaaaatgaaatatataggaCCTTCCTTGCCCagttaataaaaactaaaatgggcagcccgggtggctcagcggtttagtgctgccttcagcccagggtgtgatcctggaaacacgggatcgagtccaacatcgggctccctgcatggagcctgcttctccctctgcctgtgtctctgcctctctctctctctttctctctttctctttctctctgtctcatgaataaataaaatctttaaaaatatatatattttttaggggatccctgggtggcgcagcggtttagcgcctgcctttggcccagggcgcgatcctggggacccgggatcaaatcccacgtcgggctccgagtgcatggagcctgcttctccctctgcctgtgtctctgcctctctctctctctctctctctctctctctctgtgactatcataagtaaataaaaatttaaaaataaataaataaaataaaaatatatatttttaaaaaataaaaataaaaaccaaaatattattaagtttaaacttaaaataaaatctcatgttTTTATTCCAAATGGAGAACTaggtaggctttttttttttttttaaatataggtaGGCTTTTTGGCAAAGTCTTTGGGgcagtgtttttttatttgggtaATCTCCAAATTTCATAGCTAATGCACTCttgaaaattaaaagtcaaaagtCCAGAAGTTGGGGTGTCTGTCTGGCTCAGTAGGAAgaacacacaactcttgatcttggggtttgagctccatgttgggtgtagagattaaagtCCAAAAGTTGTTAGACTATTCCCTGAGAGTAAGGAATATTATAAAATCCCTCATTGGGCCCATTCAGCCTGATAGCCTGTAAGCTTTCAAGGACATTGGCACCTCCTGACCACCCCACCACCCTGTACCTCTCCCATCCCTCTTTACAAGAAGCATAGCTCTGACCAGGGTCCAACACTAGTCCTGTCATGGATCAAATTTAACAGATACCTCCCCTTCCCATGGCCTACTGCCTTTGCTTGACCCTATGCAGGAACTATGGCAGATGGAGGGGCAGCCCACGGTCTTAAACCTTACTCCACAGTTGGCACTGAGTGACTAGAACACAGATGGAGGGGTCCATCTTTATCACACTGGGAGCATAAGCTGAGTGGGACCTGTGCCCACTGCCCCCACTGACAAGCACTTGGCCATCTGCTGCCTGCAGTTTGTTGCTCTTCACACTTCCCTACCTCCCTGTGGAAGGAAGCTGGTGAGGTGAAGAGAGGAGGTGGCAAGGAAAACCTACACAAGGAGCAGCTCAGTATCCACAAGCAAGGTCCAGTTTCCACTTCTAGCAACCTGCCCTGGCCTGCAGATaaccccaccccttccctgcaCAATCCCTTCCACGCATCTCTGTCAAAGCTCAGCCCTTCTCCCAAGCCAAACAGACCTGTGTAATGCATGGGAgtgcatatattaaaaatgaatgtatgaaAAGTTGAGAGCTGACCATACCACATTTTAGAAAAGCAGTGAGTCTTCTGTGGGAGAAACTGCATTAACTCTTTATATCCTTTCCTGGCCATAAAGGATAATGGTTGGCTGCTTTCCTAGATATCACTATTTTGCCATCATCTTGGTAGTGGCTTCCACACCACCCCCTCTAGAGACacaaaataggttttatttttatggatttgaTAAACCTTAGTAAAATACTGctgagaaataattatttccagggcacctgggtggctcaggtcatgatcctggggtcctgggaccaagtcccacatcaggctccccgcagggaggctgcttctccctctatgtctctgcctctctctgtgtgtgtctctcatgaataaataaaatgtttttttgggatgcctggatgggttagcgattaaacatctgcctttggctcagggtgtgatcctggagtcctgggatcgagtcccacatcgggctcactgcatggagcctgcttctccttctgtctatgtctctgcctctgtgtgtgtgtctctcatgaataaataaaatattttaaaaatatatttttttaaaaaagaaacatttcctaCATTGATGGAGActgtcttgtttttaacaattaaaactaaaattagagGTAgggaagggtgcctggctggctcagttggtggagcacgtgattcttgatcttggtcATGTATTCTAGCctcacattgagtgtagagattgcttaaaaataaaatattagggatccctgggtggcgcagcggtttggcgcctgcctttggcccagggcgcgatcctggagacccgggatcgaatcccacatcgggctcccggtgcatggagcctgcttcttcctctgcctgtgtctctgcctctctctctctctctctctctgtgactatcataaataaataaaaattaaaaataaataaataaataaaataaaataaatattaaaattttaggggatccctgggtggctcagtggtttagcgcctgcctttggcccagggcgcaatcctggagtcctgggatcgagtcctacgtcgggctcctggcatggagcctccttctccctcttcctgtgtctctgcctctctctctctctctatgtctatcattcatagatagatagatagatagatagatagatagatagatagatagatagatagatagagtaaataaatctttaaaaaaataaaataaaacattaaaattttagagtgagggagggcagccccagtggctcagtggtttagcatagccttcagcccagggcctgatcctggagacccgaggtcaagtcccatgtcagtctccctgcatggagcctgcttctccctctgcctatgtctctccctctctctctttctctctctctcatgaatggatgaataaaatctctaaaaaaattatagtgagagagaaaatttaaatctttagaaacaagGGACTAGTTACAGGTAATAGTATGGTAAATAATTTAAGTATTGGTTCTGTTGCATAAATGTGCAGTAAGAAAAACCTCATTCTAGACATTGCTGACGTTTACAAGCCATCTCTCCAAAATACTATCTTTCCAGCTTAAGATTGAGaattggaggcacctgggtggctcagttaaatgtctgtctgcctttggctcagtaatgatctctgggtcctaggattgaggcccattcaggctccttgctcagtggggagtctgctccctctccttctgcccccccaccTCTTCATTTGtacactcaaataaatagataaaatcttaaaaaaaaaaaaaaagattgagaattgGTTCTTAGCGTGAGAAGTAGGAAGGACTAGAACAGTAAATATGAAGACTCAGACAAAGTTTCAAGCTAGTTGTTTGCAGCTAGTGCTTTGGTAGCTGTAGTAGTCATCTTGACACAGAGCAAGTTTAACCTGTAgctcttttacttaaaaaagagaacaaaaattacCTCAATTCAAGAAATAGTAGGCTTATCCAGCATACCTATCCATAATGCTTACTTATTTCCTCTAACAGTGTTCAGGTTGATCTCAAAATATAAACTTCACTTACTGTCTTTTAAAGACAATACTGTTATTTAACTATCAGTGCTCTggtaaatgtgtatttttttccacaGATTTGTTAGTAGTTTATTTATAAAGAGAAACTATTCCATAGCTCAGCATTCATAGTTCAGGAACACAGGTCAGGGACAAATTTCCATGGAACTCAATCCAAAGAAATTCTTTACATTCCAAAATCACTTTGCATTCTGGAAGATACCAGCCTTTTCATCTCCTCAAACTCTTTCATGGAATCATTTCTGTAGAAATCTGCATATCCTCCTTTCTTGGTTTGACCACAGGAAACTTCTAGAAAACTGCAACCCTCAGGGAATGCTCCAATAATATGAAATCGCAGATGCTTGGCCAGAAGGCCTCACATCTGAGGTTTCATCAAAGCACTGGAGGTCATGGTAGTTATTCTCCTCAACACTCAACCTCAAACCCAGCCAGCATCCTTCCTATCttgaataaatgtgtattttaattaaGTCTTATTTCACTCCGCAGGGGGAACACACCTGAAACTAGAGGAACAGCTTATGTGGTCTATGAAGACATCTTTGATGCCAAGAATGCATGTGATCACCTTTCAGGATTCAATGTTTGTAACAGATACCTGGTGGTTTTGTACTATAATGCCAACAGGGTAAGTATTAGCCACAGTCCTCATTGCAGGGGGAGCATGTTAAGAATTAATATACCGGGAAAGGAAGAGTATACTAGGAATTCTTGTCTGGCTAGTGCTATTGGTGAAATTCATTTGATTATAGATCAGTAACTGTTAACTTTGGTGCTTACCACATTTCAGGCATTTCAGAAGATGGAcacaaagaagaaggaagaacagTTGAAGCTTCTCAAGGAGAAATATGGCATCAACACAGAtccaccaaaataaatattttctgcattttcattttagacTACATCCCATAAATGACTACCATCacccttttcttgtttttaattaatgCTGAATGTTGTGATTTCTTATTCAAGATTCAAAAGGACCTACTTAAAActttgatacattttaaaatatgttatgtGAATAAACTTGTAGCTTTTTGTAAAACTTGTAGCTTTTGTAAAACATGTCAGTGTTTTCTCTTAAGCTTCCTCTCATTTGATACCGGAAAACAAATTAGCAGTCGAACTGTATCAAGAATTGTTTGGTGgtagtgacgcctgggtggctcagtggttgagcatctgccttcggctcagggtatgatcctggagtcccaggattgagtcccacattgggctacctgcatggagcctgcttctccctctacctatgtctcagcctctctctctctctctctctctctgtctgtctctcatcaataaacaaaagtacaatctttaaaaaaaaaaaattggtggtaGGTGGTCACAGAGACCATGCTTCTTAAGAGCAGGgaactttttatattcttaatgcCTCTGATGTCCAGTTTAGTGCTTAGCCATCAAGGGAAATTTTTAGAGTGCTATCATTTGTTGAATGTTAACAACTCAGTGAAggtattttgcagataaggaaaccaaagctcaTTGTATTGGTtggatgaataaaatgtttacataaaaAGTTGATGTAACATCAACCAGTATTAACCAcatcaatatatttaaataataattgccTTACAGTTAACAAAACACCTTTGTCAATATGAATACCCCATCCTTAAAATAGAAGTCAGTTCTAGAAGTGGCCATTCAGATGACAGCACATTGTTAGAAATTTGAGAGCATGCTTCTTGGGTAGTGGTGGAAGTTGTTACAAGTCTAAGATTGGATTATGCAGTCTTTTCCTTTAGGTAATAAGTGTCTATGGATATCTTGGTCCTTAGCTCATAGTATATCTTTGCcctaaatagaatatttaatgctaaaaaaaattttaaaaagaatatttaatgctTATTCTTATAATCATACGCTCCCATGGCATTGAAATAGTATGGTTATTACCACATTCATAATAGCCTGGCAGCTTGGAGGAGAtagctataattttctttttatagtttagGCATGGGCCAAATGGAAAAAACATGGACCAATTGTTTTGTATATAACTATAACCCAAAATCAATTTGAAGGGTACAACCACTGAATCATTTAAATGGACAAAAAACATCTGTTCTACTATTTAAATGCTAGCTTTGATATCtatgcttgctttattttttttatgcttactttaaaataatatgctattttatactttttttttttttttttaatttttatttatttatgatagtcacacagagagagagagaggcagagacataggcagagggagaagcaggctccatgcaccgggagcctgacgtgggattcgatcccgggtctccaggatcgcgccctgggccaaaggcaggcgccaaaccgctgcgccacccagggatccctattttatactttttgtacTGTTTTCTCAAAGCCTGCTATTGAAAATGAAGAACTTCTTTATTATGTCCATGCTTTTTGAAAGCACTGTAAGACTAGAAAGAACTATTTCTAAGAAGGGCAAGGAGATAATAAAGGAGCCATAGCTTTTTCTTCTGAATGCTTTTATGAATTCCTTATTAATTTGTGTAATTCATGCTGTGCCTTTAGGTATTTACCAATGTAAAACTAATTTTCTAAAAGACTTTTTTTGTAAGAGGAAAACAGACTTCTAGTGTGTTTTGTCTAAGTGGCAGACTGGCTTGCTCTAGTGCAGTTGTTTTAAGTTAATAACAAGGGGAAATTGCTTCCACTGACAATTATGACCAGTCCCATCATTTGGATTAGTACATCTGTTAGCTGAATTTCATGACCTAaggctgagttttaaaaatttcaattgtctggggcgcctgggtggcgcaattggctgagtgtccaactcttggtttccaactaggtcatgcatgatctcagggtcgtgagactaagacccatgttgggcttggctctcagcatagagtctgcttaagtttttctctccctctccctctgcccctccctggtgcacatgtgtgcacaagcgcactctctcaaatcttttaaaatattttaaacattaaaaaattccaatttgggggcacctgactggctcagtagagcatgcaactccatctcagggttgtaaatctgagccccacactgggtgtagaaactacttaaaatctttaaagattctaATTGGCAATTTTGTGGCCTGTTACACTTAAGTTATAAGAACTTGAATTCtggaggatccctggatggctcaggatagcgcctgcctttgccttCAGCCCcatgtgtgatcctggagtcctggggctgAGTTCCataccgggctccctgcatggagcctgcttctccccctgcctgtgtctctgcctctctgtgtgtgtctctcatgaataaataaataaaatcttttagaaaaataaaaattaaaagaaaaagcacttccaattctcatttcttttcctccatcttGAAGCAGAGGAATATGGCCAGGACTTTCTGGAGACAAAGGGAGTAGATAAGTAGCCAAGATGTTATGGAtgctcatttcttttcctccatcttGAAGCACTACTCCTTAACTCCTCAGCAGAGGAATATGGCCAGGACTTTCTGGAGACAAAGGGAGTAGATAAGTAGCCAAGATGTTATGGACGCATATCATATGTATGACATGGGACATGTACCAATGAATCTATGTGGGAAACTAAGTACTAACCTACCAGCCTCTCCTCAATCTTAATTTCAAATCCTCACTGATAGAATAACCCTATGACTAAGAGCTTTTCTCACTTatgtcaaaagaaaaatcttagcCACATTGCCCCGGACTCCTCTGACAAACACACAACCAGTAAGTGGGCTGATTTTAAAACCTAACTGagggggatggctgggtggctcagcagttgggcttctacctttggctcagagtgtgatcctggagtcccgggatcgagtcccacattgggctccctgcatggagtctgcttctccctctgcctatgtctctgcctctgtgtgtgtgtgtctctcatgaataaataaataaaatcttaaaaataaattataataataaaaacctaaCTGGGAATTCCCGTAAGTTACAGTAAATATAGATGAAAATAAGCAGTATATGCATAAACAAGTTCAGAATCATACATTCTTCTCAGAAATCATACCCCAGTGTAAGAGCAAATCTAGATGAAACTAAGtagtaaatataaaaacaaactcagaatcacacattcttttcaaaagtAACTTCCCAGTGTGAGTTAGTATATGGCTCCAAGACCTAACCCACTTCATTTGTCCAGGCACAGTGTTCCTTTCCTTCTGGGCGAGGTGAAGGAACTTGTCCCTCTTAAGTCCAAACAAAGAGAGACTGCAAGGTCACATACAGTGctcaagtcctatgttgggttGCTAGGCTATGAGGTTTGAACACAATATATTCCTTCAGTTATTCAGAGGAGAATTCTGAGCCTATGAGGCAAAGGACAAGTTAATACCTTGTAGGGCTGCTTAGGGGGTTGGtggcaattttatttaaaaacacgTTGAACAAGGCCCAGCATGTACAAAATTCACATCATAGCTATTATGTTTATTATCATTCCTGGCTATTTGGAAGGCTCCTTTCTACTCCTTCCCAAGGGCAACTGGTTTATGCAGTCCTTAAAGCACTTCCTTCCTATAATAAGGATGGACAGGAATTTGTCAAGCACAGAGCCTTTATTTTACATATCATTTCCAAAGAGGACATTGTGTAAGTCAGCAGCCAACAGAATTTGTAAGAGAGAAAGTGACAGCAAAGGTAACTGGCTCAAGTCCCTCTGTGTATACCATGTACATTTCACGTCTGAGCACCTTGTGTGTCTGGCTTAAGTAAGGCAGTGTAGATTGTGCGAACAAGAAATCTGTATTCTGTGATCAGAAATGGCTACTACATGCATCACGCAAAATGCACAACCTGAAATGTTTTGATCTGCAACCAAAGTTTCCTCAAGCAAAGATGTGCGTAAACGATGAACACATACAGAGCAACTTGGTCAGAGAATGGATGATGCTGTGGGGCAGTGACGTTAGCGCACTGATCAAGAGCCCCAAGCAGGAGGAGCCGTCCCAGTGGCAGAGCAGGCTGGGAGGGTGAGCAGCAGCCATCTCCAGCCACCTTGCGTTCTTTCCTGCCTTCACTCTAGGTTGAGCAGCTCCACGTCAAAGATGAGGGTGGCATTGGGAGGGATGACACCAGGGTGGCCCGTGGC
This is a stretch of genomic DNA from Canis lupus baileyi chromosome 12, mCanLup2.hap1, whole genome shotgun sequence. It encodes these proteins:
- the SF3B6 gene encoding splicing factor 3B subunit 6: MAMQAAKRANIRLPPEVNRILYIRNLPYKITAEEMYDIFGKYGPIRQIRVGNTPETRGTAYVVYEDIFDAKNACDHLSGFNVCNRYLVVLYYNANRAFQKMDTKKKEEQLKLLKEKYGINTDPPK